One region of Halohasta litchfieldiae genomic DNA includes:
- a CDS encoding universal stress protein: MTRRLLVPLDGSPQSKEALRYAVETFPDADLVVVHVLNPAAGISNLDDLVSETADVLDEQETLATELFETAREIAGEERLVDTELLSGRAASEIVTFAQDNAVDEIVMGSHGRDGAARLLLGSVAETVVRRSPVPVTVVR, translated from the coding sequence ATGACACGGAGACTACTGGTTCCACTCGATGGCTCACCGCAGTCAAAGGAGGCACTGCGGTATGCTGTCGAGACGTTTCCGGACGCCGATTTGGTCGTCGTCCACGTGTTGAACCCTGCGGCGGGCATTAGCAATTTGGACGATCTCGTGAGCGAGACGGCCGACGTCCTCGACGAACAGGAGACGCTAGCCACCGAACTGTTCGAGACGGCCCGCGAGATCGCTGGCGAGGAGCGACTCGTCGACACCGAACTGCTGTCCGGCCGAGCCGCAAGCGAGATCGTCACATTCGCTCAAGACAACGCGGTCGACGAGATCGTCATGGGAAGCCACGGCCGGGATGGCGCGGCTAGACTTCTGTTGGGCAGCGTCGCCGAAACCGTCGTTCGACGGTCGCCGGTGCCGGTGACGGTCGTTCGGTGA